ACTGGGGTGGGTCATGCTCTTGATACTGCGCCTCTGGTGCTACATAATCGGGAGGCGCCTGAGACATCCTAAACTGCTTTGTGTAGCCGTGTCCCCCAGTCCGAACACCACGCGCTCCACGACGCCGTGGAACTACTTCTTCTTGGTACGGCATGACCACATCCTGATGTTGAGAAGCGGGGTACTCCATGACATCACCGTTGTTCGTATCTTCGAGGGTAGTCCTAACAATTTCTCGAATCTGGCGCACTCGGGGGTCCATTTCGTCTTCCGTAGTTAAATGGAAAACCCTCTGAAAAGCCTCAACCTAGACAAAAAATGATACCAATATCAATAAGAAACAATCTATATCACATGAAAGCATATAgtttaatataacaaacttaCAAATAGTCGCATCGAAGCAGCCGACTCATTCATCCCAGCAGTGGCCCGTGCCCCAGGCCGAGTCATGTACGTCACTGTAATTCTGTTATACCACGCCATATAACTCGGGCTCATGGGAATATCCAAAGACATTGGTGCGGCGTATTCGGCAGCTTGGAACCTTTCGTACCTCGTGTCCCACTCCCCAATGTAGAACTGATGCGTGGTTGCCCAGTTGTTGCCCTTCTTACCACGCCGATCATTTTTGCCTAAATGATCGGCGTTCCTTAGCATCCTGTCTACATTCTGCGGTATATCCTGGTACCGATTGAACTGTCGTCGCACTCGTCCAGGCTCATGGACCTCGACATAGGCCCAACATACCAAGTAGGTCTCGCACAGAGAGCATCCAGTCACATCATTGCAGTAGTCAGGCAGTATGCAATGTGCGTatggcctccaaataaactacaaaaCAGCAATGCAAATGCCACTGAATAATTCCGTAATAAGTTCATAAATGAAGTCTAAACCGAAATAATACTCACCTGGCCAGGTCTAATCAGAGATATTTGGTCACGATAATGCTCAACCGAATGTCTAGGAGCATTTCCTATCTGCGTTGTTCCTTTCCACCTGTACATATATTTGATGTAAGCAAATAAtccaatataaattaataaataaatatttagataTATACCTGGCGCCACATGGTGTATATGGCTCGTGTACAACTGGTCCAATGAACGCAGGcctcaatgtgggcattctttcccacgcccatagcTGCAGAAGCATCATAGGCCCGCCCAACTCTTTTCTCTTGTCCATGGAAGCCTCGCACAGATAATGATAAAGGTAGGCCAATGCCGCACTTCCCCAACTAATATTCTTCACCTCTTCTGGATCCCCAAGCCcattcaaccacataaatggcaccttacaccccgtggtgtccggtagaatgagacctcctaataaaattagggcatggatacgtgccctttggatgtatacgtacataggtaggtcatcacccagaggcatccttgtctggttgatcagtgcggtcatcagcaaaccgccttgctttgtctctgtggaagtatctggtatccatcccaacagatCGCGGCACTTGCTGGTCCAGTCTGAAAAGTTGTCATGATAGTCACGCCCTGTGAAAACGCGACCATCCGCCCTCAAGCCCCAAAtggcttgcacatcttccaaggtgATCGTCGCCTCACCGATCGGTAGATGGAAAGTGTGCGTCTTCGGTCTCCAACGCTCAATCAACGCCGTGATCAGCTCGTTGTCCACCTTCATGGGCTTCCCACAATCGatcacgcctttgaaaccaaagaCGTCAAGCCAATATCTAACATTCTCGTGAATTTCGACGTCCCAAGTCTTGCTTTCTGTCCTTCGGACTTTAAATACTTGGGTTGTGCCCTCTTTCATGAGTTTATGTGAAATGTGATGTTTCTGTAAATTTAGCAAGGACGGGTCTTCGGGTCCATATAATAATTGCTCACTAGAACTTGAAGTCTCCATCTAATCTAAGTAcaaattcacaaaacaacaattacaaattacaacacaaattacatatccattcaaattcatcttcaaaataacaacaaatcataaatcaaatgattgattcactccaattcaacaccATTCATGCTTTATAAGGCCTAATTTACATATAGCTACTAAATTAGaaggttaaattaaaatatgcaattcaacctatactttattcttcaatatcaaccaaaatcacaacaccaaGCATCTCTAATATATGAATAACTATACAATAGAATGAATTTAGCCACTAAAATCCATTACAATTAACTAAACACCAAAAAATCGGATAAAATTGAGCAATttgttataaaccctaatttacaaaaattaggggaaatctaaacaaactatgcaaattaacaacaaataaggaAGGAATGTTGAAGGATTGAATGAAACTTACCGGAAAAAGA
This DNA window, taken from Salvia splendens isolate huo1 chromosome 18, SspV2, whole genome shotgun sequence, encodes the following:
- the LOC121776371 gene encoding serine/threonine-protein phosphatase 7 long form homolog, with amino-acid sequence MTALINQTRMPLGDDLPMYVYIQRARIHALILLGGLILPDTTGCKVPFMWLNGLGDPEEVKNISWGSAALAYLYHYLCEASMDKRKELGGPMMLLQLWAWERMPTLRPAFIGPVVHEPYTPCGARWKGTTQIGNAPRHSVEHYRDQISLIRPGQVSIISV
- the LOC121776712 gene encoding uncharacterized protein LOC121776712: MLRNADHLGKNDRRGKKGNNWATTHQFYIGEWDTRYERFQAAEYAAPMSLDIPMSPSYMAWYNRITVTYMTRPGARATAGMNESAASMRLFVEAFQRVFHLTTEDEMDPRVRQIREIVRTTLEDTNNGDVMEYPASQHQDVVMPYQEEVVPRRRGARGVRTGGHGYTKQFRMSQAPPDYVAPEAQYQEHDPPQWYSHPTHESQSQWDRPLHSPSQPEPDWNRRPYSQSQDILQWSGARASVDSFFQNYQVMPPVQAEEEDDDEEEDDNIVEAHEEEDVVHSIHGQPRPAAEGSSRSGVGKLVSKVYKRLSSRKNKGIEPAKYTPSSYK